The Leptospira mtsangambouensis genomic sequence AGCTGTCACACAACCCATTCTTAAATAAGAGTTTTCTAAATAAGCTAAATCACCTGCAACAAAAACTTCTGGATGTCCAACAGTCCTTAGGAATGGATCCACATACACTTGGTTTCTCTCATTCGTTGAGAAACCTGCTTGTTTGGGAAGGGGAGAACAATGAAACCCGCAACAATTAAAAAGAACGTCAAACGAAAGTTTGGTTTGGTTTTGAAAGATGATTTCTTTTTCCGAGATTGTTTCGATCTTTATGTTATCTAAAATTTGGATTTGGTTCTGGAACATATAGGATTGTAAATAATCTTTTGCTTTTTTGGAAAAGGAAGTTCCCCATTCATTTCGATCAACAATTGTTACAGAAGAATGCGGGTGGTAGTGTTTCCATTCTGTGGCCATTTCAATTCCGGTCAGTCCCCCTCCAATGATACAAAGATTTTGAATTTCTTTTTGTTTTGAATCTTTCAAAAACTTGGAAACGGCTTCTTGGGATTGAATGGAATTTTCAAAGTTGGATTTTTTTTGGATTCCAGTGCTACCGAGACAAAGAATCAGATAATCATAGAAGAGTGGTTCAGATCTTCCTTCAAGTGAAACCGATTTTTCATTTGGTAAAATATTGGTAATTTTTGCCTGTAAAAATTTAACTCGTGTTCGGAGTAGATCTTTGATTTGGTAGTTTTTTCTTTTTTCCTGAACAGTGGTTTCATGGTTTCGAATTCTTTCTTGGAAGAAATTAGATTCGGAAATTAAAATAATTTCCACCTCGTCCAATTGTTTTTCTAAGCGATTTGCAGCCATAATTCCTGCATAACCAGCTCCTAATATGATAATTTTTGGTTTCATCTTTATACCTCATTACCAAGACGAAAACCCCCTCAGGTTTTGTGACAGAGTTTGCAAAAAATTTCGGCTTGATTTAACACTTGATAAAATGAAAGATCACAAATGCAGAAAATGAATTGGAAATCTTATCTTGCCTACTGTGGAATGGTTTTCCTTTTCCCAATTTTACCGGTTCATGCAGAAGGGTTTGAGCGTGGAAAATTAATTTTCTATGGGAATGGCGCTTTTGGGATCGGCGAAAATTCGGGGACTTTGGAAAAAAATGTAGAAAAGACAAATTTTCCGAATTTTCTTGCACTAAACTCTCCTTATGCGGACAATCTCTCCGCTTATATGAATTATTATACCATCAATATGGTGAACCAACAGAGAACTGAACTTTCTAGCCATTTCGGTGAATTGGGATTCGAATATGGATTGTTTCGTTATTTTGGAATTGGTTTATCCGTTTCTGACCAAGTGATCCGGGCTTCTAACTTTCGGTCCGTAGACGAAAGACAGATTATTCTATATGCGTTAACTGCTACAAACTATTCTACTCTCCTCAGTCGACTAAACCAAGGAGATACTTATGACTTAGCTGTTCAAAAAAAAAGAGACGTCTTCCATTCGACTTCAGGTGATTTGAATCTTTTTTTTCACTTACAACCAAATGATCAGATGGATCCATATATTCGAGTTGGAGGTGGTGCGGGATACGAACGATTGTTCGGTGGCGGTACGAATCGTGTATTCGGAGCTGTCGGTTTTAGGTATCATTTCGACAGTCATTTTTTTGTGAATGCTGAATTAGAACATTCCAATGTTTATATAGTGAATTATAGTGCACCCAGTTCTGGTCATAGGAACAAGGGAAATTTTGAAGAAACATATTACAAAATAGGATTGGGTGTCAGTTTTCCCGCGTTAGGTGATGATAAACCGGAGATAGAAACCAAACCTAACTCAGTCATAGATACCGCAGGTTCGGAAATTCCAACCCAATCCAAAGAACCGGTTTTAGAAAATAAACTGGAGAGATTTGTATTTCTTGCAAGTGAGATATTTGATCTACCCACAAGCCGTATTCACTTAGAGGGGAGAGCTCGTTTAGATGCCATTGCTCGCAGTTTAGTAAATGAGTATAAGGATTATGATGTTCTCGTGATTACGTATACTAGCCCCTTTCGGGATGATTTACCAGGAAATTATGAAAATTACGACCTTGGTTTTGAACGTTCCCAAGCAATCTCT encodes the following:
- a CDS encoding NAD(P)/FAD-dependent oxidoreductase, which produces MKPKIIILGAGYAGIMAANRLEKQLDEVEIILISESNFFQERIRNHETTVQEKRKNYQIKDLLRTRVKFLQAKITNILPNEKSVSLEGRSEPLFYDYLILCLGSTGIQKKSNFENSIQSQEAVSKFLKDSKQKEIQNLCIIGGGLTGIEMATEWKHYHPHSSVTIVDRNEWGTSFSKKAKDYLQSYMFQNQIQILDNIKIETISEKEIIFQNQTKLSFDVLFNCCGFHCSPLPKQAGFSTNERNQVYVDPFLRTVGHPEVFVAGDLAYLENSYLRMGCVTALPMGAYIADHLADLIQGKNISPFLFQFFGRCISLGRNEGLIQFTDKDDKPKEKIIKGKWGARIKEMVNRFTIFSLKMEKLLPFRFYFWPKGNPIQMENKLQKNPVPIGV
- a CDS encoding OmpA family protein, with the translated sequence MQKMNWKSYLAYCGMVFLFPILPVHAEGFERGKLIFYGNGAFGIGENSGTLEKNVEKTNFPNFLALNSPYADNLSAYMNYYTINMVNQQRTELSSHFGELGFEYGLFRYFGIGLSVSDQVIRASNFRSVDERQIILYALTATNYSTLLSRLNQGDTYDLAVQKKRDVFHSTSGDLNLFFHLQPNDQMDPYIRVGGGAGYERLFGGGTNRVFGAVGFRYHFDSHFFVNAELEHSNVYIVNYSAPSSGHRNKGNFEETYYKIGLGVSFPALGDDKPEIETKPNSVIDTAGSEIPTQSKEPVLENKLERFVFLASEIFDLPTSRIHLEGRARLDAIARSLVNEYKDYDVLVITYTSPFRDDLPGNYENYDLGFERSQAISRILRDKGVSPQRIINSTQGSSLYTVESKEKVVIELRKKVK